The following coding sequences lie in one Musa acuminata AAA Group cultivar baxijiao chromosome BXJ1-8, Cavendish_Baxijiao_AAA, whole genome shotgun sequence genomic window:
- the LOC135588589 gene encoding eukaryotic translation initiation factor 3 subunit K-like, giving the protein MGREQQQVSYTVEQLVSVNPYNPDILTDLENYVNEQVSSQTYSLDANLCLLRLYQFEPGRMSIPIVVQILIKALMAMPASDFSLCLFLIPEQVQMEEKFKTLIVLSHYLETARFRQFWDEAAKSRSILEVVPGFEQAIQAYAIHVLSLTYQKVPRPVLAEAINIEGLSLDKFIEHHVANSGWVLEKSHGRSQLIVLPRNEFNHPELKKHTAEGVPFEHVTRIFPMLS; this is encoded by the exons ATGGGGAGAGAGCAGCAGCAGGTCTCCTACACGGTGGAGCAACTTGTCAGTGTGAATCcatacaaccccgatatcctcacTGATCTCGAGAACTACGTCAACGAGCAG GTTTCATCTCAAACATATAGTTTGGATGCAAACCTTTGCCTTCTTCGACTCTATCAG TTTGAGCCAGGTCGAATGAGTATTCCAATTGTGGTTCAGATTTTGATCAAG GCTCTTATGGCGATGCCAGCCTCAGACTTTAGCCTTTGTCTCTTCTTGATTCCTGAGCAAgtg CAAATGGAAGAGAAGTTCAAGACATTGATTGTTCTCTCTCACTATCTAGAA ACTGCGAGATTTCGTCAATTTTGGGATGAAGCAGCAAAGAGCCGCAGCATACTTGAAGTTGTTCCTG GTTTTGAACAAGCTATCCAAGCTTATGCAATTCATGTTCTCTCCTTGACTTACCAGAAAGTGCCAAGGCCTGTACTTGCCGAG GCCATCAACATCGAAGGTCTTTCCCTAGACAAGTTTATCGAACATCATGTGGCCAACAGTGGCTGGGTCCTCGAGAAGAGTCATGGCCGCTCACAGTTGATTGTCCTTCCTCGCAACGAGTTCAACCACCCGGAGCTGAAGAAGCACACGGCAGAAGGCGTGCCATTTGAGCATGTTACCCGCATCTTCCCCATGCTTAGCTGA